The genome window GGGACCGGGCCACCTTCGAGGAGCCCGACCGGTACGCCACGGGCGTGCGGTGGCTTTTCGTCAACGGCGCGGCCGTGATCGAGGACGGCCGGCCGACGGGCGCGCTCCCCGGCCGGGCCCTCCGGCGGAACCGGTAGCGGGGGCGCCCGCCACCCCCAGCTTCTCGACGGCCCCGAGAATCCGGCCGTTGTCCGCGATGCGCCGTTCGGCCAGGCGGGCGAGAGCCCGGGCGCGGCCGCCCGGCGCGATTCGGGGTTCGCACCCGGAGGTCCTTCTGATATCGTGTTCCGGCCATGGGACGGGCCTATTTCGCCATCAGCCTCGCCACCCTCGCGTGGGCGTGCAACTTCACCGTCGCCAAGGTCGCCACGCGGGAGCTCGATCCTATCTTCATCGCGGCCTTCCGCGTCCTGGCGACCGGGGCCTTCTTCTGGGCGCTCCTGCCGGCGGAAGGACGGCGCCTCACGTGGGAGGAAGCCCGCCGGGTGCTCCCGCTTTCGGCCACCGGGGTCGCCCTCAACCACCTCTGCTTCGCCGCGGGGATCAAGCTCACGACCCCCTCGCATTCCGCGGTCATCCACGCGCTCATCCCGGTCTTCGTGGCGGTCCTTGCCTGGGCGATCCTGGGCGAACGCCTCCGGCCGGCCGGAATCGCCGGAATCGCTCTGGCGGTCGCCGGGGCGCTCCTGGTCGTGCTCGGCGCCTCCCCCGCGGAGTTCCGGGGCACGATCGCAGGCGACCTTCTGACGGCCGCAGGGATCCTGGCCTTCTCCGTCTACACGGTCCTCGGACGCCGGGCGCTGGGAGTCCTCGGAAGCCTGCGGACGGTCGCCTGGGCGTTCGTCCTGGCGGCGCCCCTCATGCTTCC of Planctomycetota bacterium contains these proteins:
- a CDS encoding DMT family transporter yields the protein MGRAYFAISLATLAWACNFTVAKVATRELDPIFIAAFRVLATGAFFWALLPAEGRRLTWEEARRVLPLSATGVALNHLCFAAGIKLTTPSHSAVIHALIPVFVAVLAWAILGERLRPAGIAGIALAVAGALLVVLGASPAEFRGTIAGDLLTAAGILAFSVYTVLGRRALGVLGSLRTVAWAFVLAAPLMLPFLAWGVARQDWSAVTWQGWAALGYMWVGANLVAYAGHLYALKRLKAGQVAAFADLQPVIGIGVAVLAGLDRATPLLVAGAAVALAGVIVVQVRG